A stretch of DNA from Sulfuricurvum sp.:
TATACATTTCCCCAATTATGTATAGGTATTCCGCCCAGAAAGACGGCCAACTGACTGGCCGGTTTTACGTCACACTTCGACAGTAGATTACAAGGGGGGTCAGGTTGTCAAAGATCACGGAACGCGCTCTCAGCAAAGCGTGTATTTCAGCAAACAACAATCAGCTCAAATCATGGGACTCGGGTCTGAAGGTCGAGCGAGCCGGGACCGGGTTCACCGTTAACCGTCTTTATCGACGTCCACGGCCAGACCGGGTGCCGAGTGTATCGCTCTACCACGGCCCCCCTCGGGAGGTCATGGCTTTCATCAGCGGTTTTGTCAGCGCCGTAGTACATACATCACTGACCAGCATCAAATCGGAGCATCCGCATGAATAATGATATCATCCCGACCGGTGGCCCCCATTCGGCACTGATCTCCAGCCAGATTCCGGACAACCTGCCAGCGGATCTTGAAGCCGCAGTACGCAACTGGCTGGAACGTGAAGTTGCCCTGGGTGATCCACGCGAAGACACGATTAAAACCTACACGTCCCACCTCAACCATTGGCTCCGTTGGTGTAACGCCCGTGGCATCACTCCGGCTGCCATGACCCAGGCCGATGTGGAGAGCTTTCGCCATGAACTCATCCAGGCCGGCATGAAAGCATCGTCAATCGCCGTAAAGCTGACCGTCATCAGACGATTTTACCAGGTCGCCATGAACCGGGGGTTGATCGCCATCAATCCGGCGGCCAATGTTCGCCCCCCTGTCGCCCGGGAAGCTAAATCTGAGCAAAAGCATCTTACCGCCGGCCAGGCGGAACTGCTGATCATGCACCTTCCCGAAATTGGCAGTATCAAAGGGTTGCGCGACCGGGCCATCATAGCCCTTATGCTGCTCGAAGGGCTCCGCCGAGTCGAAATCAAACGGGCCAACGTCGAAGACATCGAAGACATCGAAGACGTCGAGGGCGGTGTGCGCATCCTGGTCCACGGCAAGCGCAAAGACGGTTATATCTACCCCCGGGAAGATACAGTGGCCGCCATCCGGGCCTACCTTGCTGCCAGGGGTGAGGTTGCCGTCGAGGAAACTACCATTCATCACCGGCAAGCGTTCGTTACGCCGATGTTTCTCAGCGTGCGCAAGAATGGCCGAGGCAGGGGTCGGATATCGCGTATCGGCCTCAATAGTGTCATTGACGGCTACCTGAGCAAAGCCGGCCTGAAACGGAAACGGGTTTCCTGCCATGCTCTTCGGCACACCTGCGGCACAATGTTATACGATGTCACCAAGGACATCCGGGCTGTTCAGGATACGTTACGCCATGAGGACATCAGCACCAGCGCCATCTATGCCGCCAGTGGCCGGGAGCATAAACGCTTCACCAGGAAAATTCCTCTGGCAATCACTACGGCGCCGACACCGC
This window harbors:
- a CDS encoding tyrosine-type recombinase/integrase, yielding MNNDIIPTGGPHSALISSQIPDNLPADLEAAVRNWLEREVALGDPREDTIKTYTSHLNHWLRWCNARGITPAAMTQADVESFRHELIQAGMKASSIAVKLTVIRRFYQVAMNRGLIAINPAANVRPPVAREAKSEQKHLTAGQAELLIMHLPEIGSIKGLRDRAIIALMLLEGLRRVEIKRANVEDIEDIEDVEGGVRILVHGKRKDGYIYPREDTVAAIRAYLAARGEVAVEETTIHHRQAFVTPMFLSVRKNGRGRGRISRIGLNSVIDGYLSKAGLKRKRVSCHALRHTCGTMLYDVTKDIRAVQDTLRHEDISTSAIYAASGREHKRFTRKIPLAITTAPTPPVDDSCIPSAPVQETEESP